In one Chelmon rostratus isolate fCheRos1 chromosome 7, fCheRos1.pri, whole genome shotgun sequence genomic region, the following are encoded:
- the il10ra gene encoding interleukin-10 receptor subunit alpha: MDTSNKTLIVAFLIIYINCMSGVVVLRPDKLVVDILDGEVMVHWNQPADAPSNSQYNVQMANYNGNWTMVASCTGITKTYCDLSSLIHDYHGIYKVKIGLVTGDVTSWSIPKKFVLSTSKLRPPSFTLWPTSSSLTVSVHQKPILRKLFSYGPTYTIYLEERGQDNKNTTAYMKDDMEEEDLRTKTFSSLRRGREYCVSMKVEGTGEILSSSVSPKQCVRLPEHEWFIIAVTFLSILGMLACAAVMAAILLCYLRRPEKTPAVLKSPVTGWLPVSVVEENMEVVTDKGWFLSSHRTEVKNCVKDSLAPVTTTEDKGEEDRRTSMDSGVSIESNSTTNPPMRQEDSGCGSLGGPESSTSGQTDYPLQEERTDTHIARKMEDSGVVVGLGCQLLSSSINLDGQDGGSLKEAVAGGNYRSQRPSAVQIHVCDDEEVLPGSALAEVVTGYRVGPQSCICSGAGQCTWCHKQGIYETEVIKQYRAMRIDNGLLSSKCNFVDSYKRGITFSSYSKKTQIDTVVTDDLETTFIQLGETFPLLTALTPLPLVEGRQDFNMNNVSLSLCDVQLTAD; this comes from the exons GAGTGGTCGTCCTTCGGCCTGACAAACTGGTGGTGGATATTTTGGATGGGGAGGTAATGGTGCATTGGAATCAGCCAGCGGACGCCCCCTCAAACTCCCAGTACAATGTGCAAATGGCAAA TTACAACGGCAATTGGACCATGGTGGCCAGCTGCACAGGGATCACAAAGACCTACTGTGACCTAAGCAGCCTTATTCATGACTATCACGGTATCTACAAGGTCAAAATTGGGCTGGTCACAGGAGATGTCACGTCTTGGTCGATACCCAAGAAATTCGTCCTAAGTACAA GTAAATTGCGgcctccctccttcactttgTGGCCTACATCCAGCAGTCTAACAGTTTCTGTTCACCAAAAACCCATTCTGAGAAAACTCTTTTCTTACGGGCCCACCTACACCATCTACCTGGAAGAGAGAGGACAAGACAACAAG AACACCACAGCATACATGAAAGAtgacatggaggaggaggatctgaGGACTAAGACTTTCAGTTCTCTCCGTCGAGGGAGAGAGTACTGTGTCAGCATGAAGGTGGAAGGCACAGGAGAGATCCTCTCCAGCAGCGTGTCCCCGAAACAGTGCGTGCGGCTACCGGAGCACG AATGGTTCATAATTGCTGTGACATTCCTATCTATTCTGGGTATGCTGGCCTGCGCTGCTGTCATGGCTGCCATCCTCCTATGTTACCTGAGACGTCCAGagaaaacacctgctgtgttG AAATCCCCTGTAACTGGCTGGCTTCCAGTCTCTGTTGTAGAAGAGAATATGGAGGTTGTGACAGACAAAGGATGGTTCCTGTCCAGTCACAGAACAGAAGTGAAAAACTGTGTCAAAGACTCACTGGCCCCTGTTACGACAACAGAGGACAAaggggaggaggacaggaggacaagTATGGACAGCGGGGTCAGCATTGAGTCCAACTCTACTACAAATCCTCCAATGAGACAAGAGGACAGCGGCTGTGGGAGCTTGGGAGGACCAGAGAGCTCCACTAGCGGTCAGACAGATTATCCCCTGCAGGAAGAGAGGACTGACACCCACATAGCGAGGAAGATGGAGGACagtggggtggtggtggggctGGGCTGCcagcttctttcttcttccattAATCTGGATGGACAGGACGGCGGGTCTCTAAAGGAGGCTGTTGCTGGAGGTAACTATCGCAGCCAGAGGCCCTCCGCCGTGCAGATTCACGTCTGCGATGATGAGGAGGTGCTCCCTGGCTCCGCTTTGGCCGAAGTGGTCACAGGCTACAGGGTTGGGCCTCAGTCGTGTATCTGCTCAGGAGCAGGTCAGTGCACTTGGTGCCATAAACAAGGCATTTACGAAACAGAAGTTATCAAACAATACAGAGCTATGCGTATTGACAATGGACTGCTGAGCAGCAAATGCAATTTTGTGGACTCTTACAAAAGGGGGATTACATTTTCAAGTTAttctaaaaaaacacaaatagacACTGTCGTGACAGATGACTTGGAAACAACTTTTATACAACTGGGGGAGACTTTCCCCTTGCTAACAGCTTTAACGCCGCTGCCCCTAGTGGAGGGGAGACAGGACTTCAATATGAACAatgtgtccctctctctgtgtgacgTACAGCTGACGGCTGACTGA